The DNA window ACATCAATCGAACCTGTTGTAAAGGTAGTTTGTGCTTGGACCAACTCAGTATCTTCCATAAACTTTTGGTTAAACGAGGTCAACGCCTGATATTCACCGGTCGTAATCGTCAAACGATGGAGCTCTCCCGGTTGAATCGGATTGCTACTGGCTAAAACTGCATAGACGCCGTCTCGTGAAACATCGTAATCATACACATGTTCCATGTCAGGTGAAGCTGGGAAAATCATTCCATCAAGCGACGCAAAGTACAAGCGCACATCCCCCATCGTCGATACTTGGAAATACAAATGATCGTCTTTTGTCCAGACAACGGCAGGTGCAACTGCCTTCTTGTAATCACTAATTGCGTAATCACCAATAGGTGCATCCATCCCTTCCGTCAAACAAAAGCGAGTATTTGTTAGTAAGTCTGCGATATAAAGTTCAGTATGGGTTACATCTCCGTAATAACGCATGCTACCGGTATAAGCGATTTTTGAATCGTCATGTGAAAAAGCGGCATCATTAAAATACCCTTGCCCTTCTGTCAGCATGGTTTGTTGCGCTGTTTTAGTATCGTACAAATAGAGAGGCTGATGAGGATTTTTTTGTAGATTGCCGGTCAAGCCAAAGACTATTTTTTCACCGTCATGCGAAACGGCTTTTAAATGATGATTGAAATTTCCTTGTGTCACAAATTCCACACTTTTCGATTCATGATCTACTAAGCCAATTTGACTGTAGCTTTGTGACTGCGTATCTTCTTTTTTCACTGCGGCATTAATCCAAATTTTTGTTCCGCAAGGTGCCCATTCGAATCGATCTACCCCATTCTCAAAACGGGTCAACCTGTTCATTTTTCCATCAGCGATTGATAATACAAACAATTGCTTTTCTTTTCCTCGATCGAATAAAAAAGCGACAGCTGTTCCATCAGTTGACCACCGCGGGGAAAGGACTCTTCCTGCGCCATTTGTCCACTGACTTTGTTGCCCCGTTTTTAAGTCGATATGATACAGATGCGTTGTGTACGTATTTTCCTTTTCGTCTATTTGCGTACGGACGAAAACTACTCTTTTTCCATCCGGTGAAATTTGAGGATCTGTCACTGAAATCAATTTCGTTAAATCGCTACTTTCTACTACTTTTTTCACCACTTTGTATACTCCTTTACGCGTTTATTGCTCACCAATGAAAACCACCAGTTTTACCAATCAAAGTCTACCACAAACGACGATGCAGAAAGAAGATAAGGTATGTGATAGCCATATAAAAAAGGCTCCGATTCAATCTCGGAACCTCTTTCTTATACTTAATCTGGCACTGCCTTATTTCTGCATCGCTTGGTCTTTTAGCGATCGCCGTAAAATTTTCCCAGTTGTATTCTTCGGCAACTCTTTAAGAACTTCAAACTGTCTTGGCACTTTGTATTTTGCTAAATGCTCTGTGCAATAAGCTTTAAGATCTTCTATAGAAACCGCTGGATCCTTTAATACTACATAAGCATTAACTTCTTCACCGAAGTCTGGATCCGGTAAACCGACAACTGCGGCTTCTAAGATTGCAGGATGAGCAAAAAGCACTTCTTCCACTTCTCGTGGATAAACGTTGTAACCGCCGACGATAATCATATCTTTTTTGCGGTCTACAATATAGAAGTACCCTTCTTCATCAACACGTGCTAAATCACCCGTATAAAGCCAGCCATCACGAATTGCTGAAGCTGTTTCTTCAGGCATTTTGTAATAACCTTTCATGACGTTCGGTCCACGAACAATCAATTCACCCACCTCGTTTGTTGCTACTTCTTCACCTAATTCGTTAACCACTTTGTTTTCTACATTGATAATGGAAGTACCAATTGAGCCCGCTTTACGCTCACGATCAATCGGGTTAAAGCACGTAACTGGTGATGCTTCAGATAAGCCATAGCCTTCTGAAATACGCACATTGAATTTGTCTTCGAAACTATGCAACAAAGCAACCGGCATTGCGGAACCTCCTGACACCGCAAGACGAATAGACGCAAAATCCGCTGGGTCAATGTCTGGCAATTGGTTCATAAAGTTAAACATAGTTGGTACGCCAGCAAAAACGCTTGCTTTGTGTGTTTTAATCGCATCAAACACTTCTTTTGGATGAAAGCGTGGAATCAAAACAATTGTCGCACCTTGTAATAATGGTGCGTTAA is part of the Planococcus kocurii genome and encodes:
- a CDS encoding S9 family peptidase codes for the protein MVKKVVESSDLTKLISVTDPQISPDGKRVVFVRTQIDEKENTYTTHLYHIDLKTGQQSQWTNGAGRVLSPRWSTDGTAVAFLFDRGKEKQLFVLSIADGKMNRLTRFENGVDRFEWAPCGTKIWINAAVKKEDTQSQSYSQIGLVDHESKSVEFVTQGNFNHHLKAVSHDGEKIVFGLTGNLQKNPHQPLYLYDTKTAQQTMLTEGQGYFNDAAFSHDDSKIAYTGSMRYYGDVTHTELYIADLLTNTRFCLTEGMDAPIGDYAISDYKKAVAPAVVWTKDDHLYFQVSTMGDVRLYFASLDGMIFPASPDMEHVYDYDVSRDGVYAVLASSNPIQPGELHRLTITTGEYQALTSFNQKFMEDTELVQAQTTFTTGSIDVVHGWLIKPASFEEGQNYPLIIKVHDTPHEMFANTFSLEMQLYAASGFGIFYVNPSGSQGYSQEFAAASRDFTYKDLLSAITDTVESADWIDVSRIAVLGEEVAEQVTLKLKSMNIATTFVHFPDLSRTDTPNHRIARLEKIVNWLADNV
- a CDS encoding fatty acid--CoA ligase family protein — translated: MNLMTRVHEISQQDSAKVAYSFMGKDTSYGEFDQTVAVFANSLQSLGVKKGDHVALLLSNTPHFLIALYATMRLGATSVPINPIYSPDEIAYIVNDSDAKVVVALDALLPLIEKAHQALPFVESYIICETDPSTQEKMMQLPEAVQKKVYSFTNLLARSTATNTFAEVAADDNAVILYTSGTTGKPKGALLTHQNLYSNARDVGAYLQIGGNDRVVATLPVFHVFALTVVVNAPLLQGATIVLIPRFHPKEVFDAIKTHKASVFAGVPTMFNFMNQLPDIDPADFASIRLAVSGGSAMPVALLHSFEDKFNVRISEGYGLSEASPVTCFNPIDRERKAGSIGTSIINVENKVVNELGEEVATNEVGELIVRGPNVMKGYYKMPEETASAIRDGWLYTGDLARVDEEGYFYIVDRKKDMIIVGGYNVYPREVEEVLFAHPAILEAAVVGLPDPDFGEEVNAYVVLKDPAVSIEDLKAYCTEHLAKYKVPRQFEVLKELPKNTTGKILRRSLKDQAMQK